GCGAGTGGCTAAACAAACTCAAATACCCCTAAAACACCTGCAAAATCCAAAGTAATTTCAGAAATTGTGAATGTCTGTACGTGTGAAGTAATTCAACCCGCGAACCAATATACTAAAAGTGTCCTATTTGGTCAAGATTTCTTTTGCCAGGGCAACTGAGAAGGGTGTGTAACGGCAAAGTTGCTCGAAAATTGAACACTCGGATAGCGGGGTCCAGGGAATCTCTATTTTCCTTCGAGCTTGGCCAGATACACGCCGGTCTTGAGGATGGCGTCGGGGTTGAGTGATATCGAATCGATTCCCTGCTCAACAAGGAATTTGGCGAAATCGGGAAAGTCAGAAGGCCCCTGGCCGCAGATCCCGATTTTCCGCTTGTACTTTTTGGCCACCCGGATAACATCAGCAATCAGACGTCTTACTGCCTCGTTGTTTTCATTACCGAGGTGAGCGAGACGTCCCGAGTCGCGGTCCAGGCCCAGCGTAAGCTGCGTAAGATCGTTGGAGCCAATCGAGAAACCATCGAATATCTCGGCAAATTTATCCGCGAGGATTACATTCGACGGTATTTCACACATGACATAAAATTCAGTACCGTTAACACCACGCTTCAGGCCGTTTTCGGTCATTATCTTAATTACCTGTTTGCCTTCCTCGACAGTACGGCAGAACGGGACCATCACTTTTACATTGACCAGCCCCATGTCGTCACGGACTCTTTTGATGGCCCGGCACTCGAGATCGAAGGCCGGCCGATAGGCCGGGTCGCAATAGCGAGAAGCGCCACGCCAGCCAATCATGGGATTGCGTTCCTCCGGCTCGAACTGCCGGCCGCCTATTAGATCGGCGTATTCGTTGGAGCGGAAGTCAACCAGCCGGACTATTACTTCTCGCGGATAAAAAGCTGCCGCTATCGTGGCTATGCCGTAGGCGAGTTTATCGACATAGTAAGCTTTCTTGTCTGAGTAGCCCACCGTCAACGCGTTGATTCTGGCCCGCACGCCCTCGTCCGCAAGGTCCGTGTGATTCAACAAAGCCAGGGGGTGAACTTTGATGTAAGAGTTTATGATAAACTCCAGTCGGGCCAGACCGACACCATCGTTGGGGATCTGTGAGACTTTGAACGCCAGCTCAGGTGTGCCGAAGATCATCTTGAGTTGGGTCTTTTTCGGCCTTTTCAGCTTTTGCAGGCTGGTACGCTCTATTCTAAACGGAATCTTGCCGGCGTAAACCCTGCCGATATCACCTTCGCAGCAACTGACAGTCACCGGCTGATTGGGCGGAATCCGCGATGTGGCTCCATCGGCGCCCACGATAGCCGGGATACCCAGTTCGCGGCTTACGATTGCGGCGTGAGAAGTCCGGCCGCCTTCATCGGTGACGATGGCCGAGGCAATTTTCATGATTGGTTCCCAATCCGGATCGGTCATGTGGGTGACGAGAACATCCCCTTTCTTAAATCTCTCGATATACTTGGAGTCTCGAATTATGTTGGCGGTGCCGGAGCCCACCTTAGTTCCCACGGCGTGGCCGGTGACCAGCGTTTTTCCGTTTTTTTCCAGAACATAATCTTCGAGAACCTGGGTGTCGCGTCGGGAGATTACGGTTTCCGGGCGGGCCTGGACGATGAAGATGTCGTTGGTGATGCCATCCTTGGCCCACTCGATATCCATCGGTTTGGTATAACCCGCTTTCTTAGAATAATGCTCTTCTATGATCACGGCCCATTTTGCAAGCTGCAGGGCTTCATCGTCGGTAATGCTGAAGAGTTGCTGCTCTTTCTCAGGTACGGCAATAGTCTTGACCCGCTTGGCACCATTGGCGTAGACAATCCGGAGGCGTTTGGTTCCGAGGGATTTGGAGACTATCGACGGGAATCCTTTTTTCAGGGTCGGCTTGTGGACGTAGAATTCGTCGGGACACACCGCCCCCTGAACGACTATCTCGCCCAGGCCATAGGAGGCGTTTATCAGGACCATATCCTTATGCCCCGATTCGGTGTCGATTGAAAACATGACGCCCGAGGCTCCTTTGTCCGAGCGCACCATCTTCTGAACCGTGATAGACAGACCGACCGAAAGGTGGTCGAAGTGCTGATCCTCACGATAAGAAATGGCCCGGTCAGTGAACATCGATGCGAAACACTGCCGGCAGGCCTGAAGGAGGCGGGCGGTGCCTTTTATGTTGAGAAAGGTATCTTGCTGGCCGGCAAAGGATGCTTCGGCGAGGTCTTCGGCAGTCCCCGAGGACCTGACCGCGACATCGACATTGCGGCCGTACTCCTTCTCCAGTCGGGCGTAGTTCTCTGTGATGGCCCTTTCCAGGTCCTCGGGAAAGGGAGCCTCAAGAATCAGGTTTCGGACGCGCGCACCTCGTTCGCGAAGGTTGGAGATATTGGTGGTATCGAGATCTTTGAGAGTCTGCTTGATTTTCTTTTCGATTCCAGCCTTCTTGAGAAGATAAAAGTAGGCTGCCGCGGTGATAGCGAAGCCGTTGGGGACTCTTATGCCGCTTTTGGTGAGGTTGCGGTACATTTCCCCGAGGGAGGCGTTTTTGCCGCCGACGATGGAGATATCATCGAGACCTATCTCGGAAAACCAGAGGATAAGCCTGCGTTTCTTGCCGTTGTTTTTGGACATTTAGCTAAAAAAAGGTGGAGCGTTTTATATAACTATTACGAAGTGAGAGTCCGAAACCGGAGAAAAAATAATCGTGGAGCGATTTTATTTCCATTCGGATGGGATCAACACAGCCATCGCTCGCGGTGTTAATCACCATGGACTTAAACGGTGATTGAAGTAGAAAATAATGGACAAAAAAGGGTTGACTTTGGATGCGGCGTGGCTATATTTGCGGCTTATGATTATTGAAGGCGGGGTGTAGTGTCCTCATTTTACCCTAAGCCTAATCAGAAGCCCGGCAAAGACATAAGACAATTCAGTCTCCTGGTTTCAGTGCCGGCAATCATGTTTGCCGCTCCGGCGGTTGGTTACGTTATCGGAAATTGGGCTGACAATAAATTTGGAACAGACCCTTATTTGTTAATTGTTGGTGTTATTTTTGGGTTTA
The DNA window shown above is from Candidatus Zixiibacteriota bacterium and carries:
- a CDS encoding AtpZ/AtpI family protein, whose product is MSSFYPKPNQKPGKDIRQFSLLVSVPAIMFAAPAVGYVIGNWADNKFGTDPYLLIVGVIFGFTAAGVEVYRLVKKSSALDENKKNEDRL
- the ppsA gene encoding phosphoenolpyruvate synthase, translating into MSKNNGKKRRLILWFSEIGLDDISIVGGKNASLGEMYRNLTKSGIRVPNGFAITAAAYFYLLKKAGIEKKIKQTLKDLDTTNISNLRERGARVRNLILEAPFPEDLERAITENYARLEKEYGRNVDVAVRSSGTAEDLAEASFAGQQDTFLNIKGTARLLQACRQCFASMFTDRAISYREDQHFDHLSVGLSITVQKMVRSDKGASGVMFSIDTESGHKDMVLINASYGLGEIVVQGAVCPDEFYVHKPTLKKGFPSIVSKSLGTKRLRIVYANGAKRVKTIAVPEKEQQLFSITDDEALQLAKWAVIIEEHYSKKAGYTKPMDIEWAKDGITNDIFIVQARPETVISRRDTQVLEDYVLEKNGKTLVTGHAVGTKVGSGTANIIRDSKYIERFKKGDVLVTHMTDPDWEPIMKIASAIVTDEGGRTSHAAIVSRELGIPAIVGADGATSRIPPNQPVTVSCCEGDIGRVYAGKIPFRIERTSLQKLKRPKKTQLKMIFGTPELAFKVSQIPNDGVGLARLEFIINSYIKVHPLALLNHTDLADEGVRARINALTVGYSDKKAYYVDKLAYGIATIAAAFYPREVIVRLVDFRSNEYADLIGGRQFEPEERNPMIGWRGASRYCDPAYRPAFDLECRAIKRVRDDMGLVNVKVMVPFCRTVEEGKQVIKIMTENGLKRGVNGTEFYVMCEIPSNVILADKFAEIFDGFSIGSNDLTQLTLGLDRDSGRLAHLGNENNEAVRRLIADVIRVAKKYKRKIGICGQGPSDFPDFAKFLVEQGIDSISLNPDAILKTGVYLAKLEGK